In one window of Gouania willdenowi chromosome 8, fGouWil2.1, whole genome shotgun sequence DNA:
- the hsd17b1 gene encoding 17-beta-hydroxysteroid dehydrogenase type 1 — MSSPLDHSCSSLMEDKKVVLITGCSSGIGLSLAVRLASDPDKTFKVYATMRNLEKKERLLECVKGLHRDTLDILQMDVTNQKSIQDARDRVVEKRIDILVCNAGVGLMGPLEVQTLDSMQRILEVNLLGTMQTIKTFLPGMKTRGQGRILVTGSTGGLHGLPFNEVYCASKFAVEGACESLAVLLQHFNIHVSLIECGPVNTDFLVNLQRAEIGDASLQQVDSQTLSLYERYLQHCNSVFQNAAQDTEDIVKVFLDAIMSVNPAFRYFTSGVMPPLIRLKVSEPDGLQYINTLSQTVFSSEEQ, encoded by the exons ATGTCTTCTCCACTGgaccacagctgctcctcactGATGGAGGACAAGAAGGTGGTGCTGATCACAGGATGCTCCTCTGGGATTGGCCTGAGTCTCGCTGTCCGGCTGGCCTCTGACCCTGACAAAACATTCAAAG TCTACGCCACCATGAGGAACCTGGAGAAGAAAGAACGTCTTCTGGAGTGTGTCAAAGGTCTGCACAGGGACACCTTAGACATCCTTCAAATGGACGTGACCAACCAGAAATCCATCCAGGATGCCAGAGACCGAGTTGTGGAGAAGCGGATCGATATCTTAG TATGTAATGCAGGGGTGGGCTTAATGGGACCACTGGAGGTACAGACTTTGGATTCCATGCAGCGGATCCTGGAGGTCAACCTTCTAGGAACAATGCAGACCATCAAGACTTTCCTTCCAGGGATGAAGACTCGCGGCCAAGGTCGCATTCTGGTCACTGGCAGCACTGGAGGACTTCATG GTCTTCCATTCAATGAGGTTTACTGTGCTAGTAAGTTTGCAGTTGAGGGTGCATGTGAGAGTCTGGCTGTCCTCCTGCAACATTTCAACATTCA CGTGAGTCTCATTGAATGTGGTCCAGTCAACACTGACTTCCTGGTTAATCTGCAAAGGGCAGAGATTGGAGATGCATCTCTGCAGCAGGTTGACAGTCAAACTCTTTCTCTCTATGAGAGATACCTGCAGCACTGCAACTCTGTTTTCCAAAATGCAGCGCAGGACACAGAAGACATTGTAAAG GTATTTCTTGATGCCATCATGTCAGTCAACCCTGCATTCAGATACTTCACCAGTGGTGTGATGCCACCTCTTATCAGACTAAAGGTCTCGGAACCAGATGGACTGCAATACATCAATACTTTGAGCCAAACTGTGTTCTCTTCTGAGGAACAATAA